The following coding sequences are from one Diospyros lotus cultivar Yz01 chromosome 7, ASM1463336v1, whole genome shotgun sequence window:
- the LOC127805834 gene encoding magnesium transporter MRS2-5 isoform X2 has translation MEESGDPSLPSDLPSNGTPHGARVNFDQYRNNFVHGSRFPGLKKRGHVHGSRPWIEIDQSGNSKILELDKASVMRHCSLPARDLRILDPMFINPSTLLGREKAIVVGLEQIRCIITADEVLLMNSLDATVIQYKEELCRRLQTNKDQSDDLPFEFKALELALELICMSLDAQVKELEMEIHPVLDELASSISTLNLERVRKFKGYLLGLTQRVQKVCNEIEQLMDDDGDMAEMYLTEKKQRQENYFFGESYSQINESGMAGVVSKSAPVSPAESVGGIHKLQRAFSSLSSAKHGSLISSSTNGENIDQLEMLLEAYFVFIDNTRNKLLSLKEHIDDTEDLINIKLGNVQNQLIQFELILTAATFVATIFAVVTGVFGMNFDADVFNYASAFYWVVIVSGVFCGMLYAFFLIYFRHKKLFPL, from the exons ATGGAAGAATCGGGAGATCCCTCTCTTCCTTCTGATCTTCCATCAAATGGCACTCCTCATGGAGCAAGGGTGAATTTTGATCAATACAGAAATAATTTTGTTCATGGATCTCGTTTCCCTGGCCTGAAAAAGAGAGGTCATGTGCATGGAAGCCGCCCTTGGATAGAGATTGATCAAAGTGGGAACTCAAAGATTTTGGAACTTGACAAGGCTTCTGTGATGAGGCATTGTTCTTTACCCGCCAGAGATCTCCGCATTTTGGATCCAATGTTCATTAACCCTTCCACTCTTTTAGGGCGGGAGAAGGCTATTGTGGTTGGCCTTGAGCAGATTAGGTGCATAATCACAGCTGATGAGGTATTATTGATGAATTCATTGGATGCAACTGTTATTCAGTACAAGGAGGAATTGTGCAGACGCCTGCAGACAAATAAAGATCAATCTG ATGACCTTCCTTTTGAGTTCAAGGCACTGGAACTTGCGTTGGAACTAATATGCATGTCGCTTGATGCTCAG GTGAAAGAATTGGAAATGGAGATACATCCAGTGCTCGATGAACTAGCTTCATCTATCAGCACTCTAAATTTAGAACGTGTTCGTAAATTCAAAGGCTACCTCCTTGGTTTGACTCAGCGAGTGCAGAAG GTCTGCAATGAAATAGAGCAGCTTATGGATGATGATGGCGACATGGCTGAGATGTACCTAACAGAAAAGAAGCAGAGACAGGAGAATTACTTCTTTGGtgaatcttattctcaaattAATGAATCTGGCATGGCAGGAGTGGTGTCCAAATCTGCTCCTGTGTCACCTGCAGAGTCAGTCGGTGGAATCCACAAGTTACAAAGGGCCTTCAGCAGCTTGAGCTCAGCCAAACATGGAAGCTTAATTAGTTCATCCACTAATGGGGAAAACATTGATCAACTTGAGATGTTGCTTGAAGcctattttgttttcattgatAATACTCGCAACAAGCTGCTATCG CTTAAAGAACACATTGATGATACTGAGGATTTGATTAACATTAAACTG GGCAATGTTCAGAACCAGCTAATACAATTCGAGTTGATTTTAACGGCTGCTACCTTTGTGGCAACAATATTTGCTGTTGTGACTGGGGTCTTTGGGATGAACTTCGATGCCGACGTATTCAATTATGCATCTGCATTCTATTGGGTTGTAATTGTAAGTGGAGTTTTCTGTGGGATGCTATATgcttttttcttgatttatttcaGGCACAAGAAACTCTTTCCCTTGTGA
- the LOC127805834 gene encoding retrovirus-related Pol polyprotein from transposon RE1 isoform X1, whose amino-acid sequence MEGSSDGGNESLDGEPHMGCCCNSQRQKIIGCKWVFTIKYRLDGCVDRYKARLVAQGYSQTYGIDYEEIFAPVAKLNSIWVILSLAINLDWKLFQLDIKNAFLNGELEEEVYTRIPPGFEEEGKTGKVCKLQRSLYGLKQSPRAWFKKFSSTIIKFGYTQGEADHTLFTKCSTNGKRCILIAYMDDIIIIGDDALEIENLKQRLKKEFEVKDLGEMNYFLGMEVARSKLGIQLSQRKYTPNLLKDTGMLDCKPRRTPLKRNWKYLIKDNDPLVDKERYQRFVGRMIYRSLTRLDIAYAVSIVSQFMHSPTQQHLDVAYHILRYLKGTHGKGLLFKKGQNRGVEGFANADWAGSVTESGSTSGFCTKLWGNLVTWRSKKQTVVARSSAEAEFRAMAQGICELIWLTRIMGDMRMPLKLPTKLYSDSKSAISIVNNSVQHDRTKHVRIDRSFIQREIEEGGIQLTYVPTENQEADVLTKAMSRPGFEALISKLGMKNIYSPA is encoded by the coding sequence ATGGAAGGAAGCAGTGATGGAGGAAATGAAAGCCTTGATGGGGAACCACACATGGGATGTTGTTGCAACTCCCAAAGACAAAAAATCattggctgcaaatgggtatttactaTCAAGTATAGATTAGATGGCTGTGTGGATAGATACAAAGCAAGGTTAGTAGCCCAAGGATACTCTCAAACTTATGGAATAGACTATGAGGAAATATTTGCACCTGTAGCAAAGTTAAATTCCATATGGGTTATATTATCTCTTGCTATAAATCTGGATTGGAAATTGTTCCAACTAGATATTAAAAACGCTTTCTTAAATGGGGAATTAGAAGAGGAAGTGTACACGAGAATCCCACCGGGgtttgaagaagaaggaaaaactGGCAAAGTGTGCAAACTACAACGATCACTCTATGGGCTAAAGCAATCTCCACGAGCATGGTTCAAAAAATTCAGCTCAACAATCATTAAGTTTGGGTATACACAAGGAGAAGCAGATCATACACTTTTCACCAAGTGTTCAACAAATGGAAAGAGGTGTATCCTAATTGCATACATGGATGACATAATTATAATTGGTGATGATGCtttagaaattgaaaatttaaaacaaagaCTGAAGAAAGAGTTTGAGGTTAAGGATCTTGGAGAAATGAATTACTTCTTGGGAATGGAAGTGGCAAGAAGCAAGCTGGGCATACAACTCTCTCAAAGGAAATACACTCCGAACCTCCTTAAAGATACAGGTATGCTAGATTGTAAACCGAGGCGCACACccttaaaaagaaattggaaatatcTCATAAAGGATAATGATCCTCTAGTTGATAAAGAAAGGTATCAAAGGTTTGTTGGCAGAATGATTTATCGCTCACTCACACGTCTAGACATAGCATATGCAGTAAGCATTgtgagccaatttatgcactcacctacTCAACAACACTTAGATGTTGCTTACCATatcttgagatatttaaaggGGACACATGGGAAAGGTTTGTTATTTAAGAAAGGTCAGAATAGAGGGgtagaaggatttgctaatGCTGATTGGGCCGGATCGGTTACTGAAAGCGGGTCTACCTCAGGTTTCTGCACTAAACTATGGGGAAATCTcgttacttggaggagtaagaaacaaaccGTGGTTGCAAGAAGCAGTGCTGAAGCAGAATTCAGGGCAATGGCTCAAGGTATTTGTGAATTAATTTGGTTGACAAGGATAATGGGAGATATGAGAATGCCTCTAAAATTACCAACGAAGCTATATAGCGACAGCAAGTCAGCCATAAGCATTGTTAATAACTCTGTTCAACATGATAGGACGAAGCATGTGAGAATTGATAGAAGCTTTATACAAAGAGAAATTGAGGAAGGAGGAATCCAACTAACTTATGTTCCTACAGAAAATCAAGAAGCAGATGTTCTTACAAAGGCCATGTCAAGACCGGGATTTGAAGCTTTAattagcaagctgggaatgaaaaatatctattcaccagcttga